One Gemmatimonas sp. DNA segment encodes these proteins:
- a CDS encoding glycosyltransferase family 39 protein, which yields MSVGVTPVVSRGMVGLAVAVLLGHVVVDVITPFEFHRDEFLYLAMGEHLRLWRMDFPPFIAIVARVSRALLGDSLTAIRLAPAVASALIVLLTGVASSVMVALVGAADRGLERERARAFSWVPWLAMIAVITSPVFLRPGNLFQPVVFDQLWWTAALLAVLMRAYTRDVRWWIAIGAALGLGLLTKFSIAFIGVGIVAGTLFTPTRRDLLTRWPWLALLLAVVIGSPSLVGQWLLAFPIRWQMRDLQAEQLGVRSPLAFFAEQPGLVGPAMLLALAGLVWLLSTRAAAPLRAVGIAVITSWILLSLNRGKAYYGAPVYPMLFAAGALAIAVALPERLAGSQTVWRKRIAFSIGAIMLLLWPVALPIALPILSPERTARYIAALGVSGSTRTNYGTTLELPQDFADMLGWHAMVVALSHEWRAMPEQDRADAVLLAGSYGRAGAIDFYGPRYGLPKVVSAAGSYWFFGPGGKPGRVVLALGVSKAELEPFMTHCDELRFIGTPLGVEEERRIPITRCAGPKTSLQKLWPVLDPSHQ from the coding sequence ATGAGCGTTGGCGTTACGCCGGTAGTGTCACGAGGTATGGTTGGGCTCGCTGTAGCCGTGTTGCTTGGTCACGTCGTCGTGGACGTGATCACTCCGTTCGAATTTCATCGCGACGAATTTCTGTATCTAGCGATGGGTGAGCACCTACGGCTGTGGCGGATGGACTTTCCACCATTCATCGCCATCGTAGCGCGTGTATCGCGGGCCCTGCTTGGGGACTCGCTCACGGCGATTCGCTTGGCGCCGGCAGTGGCGAGCGCGCTGATCGTGCTGTTGACGGGGGTGGCGTCGTCCGTCATGGTCGCGCTCGTGGGTGCGGCAGATCGCGGCCTCGAACGCGAACGAGCACGCGCATTTTCCTGGGTGCCGTGGTTGGCGATGATCGCGGTGATCACGTCGCCGGTGTTCCTGCGTCCGGGCAATCTCTTTCAGCCCGTCGTGTTTGATCAGCTGTGGTGGACAGCGGCTCTGCTGGCGGTACTCATGCGCGCGTACACGCGCGATGTGCGATGGTGGATCGCGATCGGCGCGGCGCTGGGCCTCGGCTTGCTCACCAAGTTCAGCATCGCCTTCATCGGCGTGGGCATCGTCGCCGGTACCTTGTTCACGCCGACACGTCGCGACCTGTTGACCCGATGGCCGTGGCTGGCGCTGCTGTTGGCAGTCGTGATCGGCAGTCCGTCGCTGGTGGGGCAGTGGCTCCTCGCGTTTCCGATTCGCTGGCAGATGCGGGATCTGCAAGCGGAACAACTTGGTGTGCGCTCACCACTGGCGTTCTTCGCCGAGCAGCCAGGGCTGGTCGGGCCGGCCATGCTGTTGGCGCTCGCGGGACTGGTATGGTTGCTCTCGACGCGCGCGGCCGCACCGTTGCGGGCGGTGGGTATCGCCGTCATCACCAGTTGGATCCTGCTGTCGTTGAATCGCGGCAAGGCGTACTACGGTGCGCCCGTGTATCCGATGCTGTTCGCGGCTGGAGCACTGGCGATCGCGGTGGCACTGCCCGAACGGCTGGCCGGATCACAGACGGTGTGGCGAAAACGGATCGCCTTCTCGATCGGTGCGATCATGCTGCTGCTCTGGCCGGTCGCGTTGCCGATTGCGCTGCCGATCTTGAGCCCCGAGCGCACGGCGCGGTACATCGCAGCGCTCGGTGTGAGCGGGTCGACAAGGACGAACTACGGCACGACGCTGGAACTCCCGCAGGACTTCGCCGATATGCTCGGCTGGCACGCCATGGTCGTCGCGCTGTCGCACGAGTGGCGCGCGATGCCCGAGCAGGATCGGGCCGATGCGGTGCTGCTCGCGGGCAGTTACGGTCGGGCGGGTGCTATCGACTTCTACGGACCGCGGTATGGACTACCGAAGGTGGTGAGTGCGGCGGGCAGTTACTGGTTCTTCGGACCCGGTGGAAAGCCCGGTCGCGTGGTGCTCGCCCTTGGCGTGTCGAAGGCCGAGCTTGAGCCATTCATGACGCATTGCGATGAACTGCGCTTCATCGGAACGCCTTTGGGCGTAGAGGAGGAGCGACGCATCCCCATCACGCGATGTGCAGGACCAAAGACCTCACTCCAGAAGCTGTGGCCGGTGCTCGATCCGTCCCACCAGTGA
- a CDS encoding c-type cytochrome codes for MRSWVVMSVVVLGSAVACARGAKEGAVQEARPIAAAEGTAPRPQGPRRVPPTPMKLDTLRREAVAKLMATLVGRENEPAGTVFKNVKLHKEMPAKEFVTMMDEQFGRGLSVNCTSCHMDNGDYASDARKDKIIAMQMVKMQRDIDRKYIAKVKELDDPRPKTTCVMCHRGATHLTTEMDVPTAPVPLRKR; via the coding sequence ATGCGTTCGTGGGTCGTGATGTCGGTGGTGGTGCTCGGGTCGGCTGTGGCCTGCGCTCGTGGCGCCAAGGAAGGCGCGGTTCAGGAAGCGCGCCCGATCGCCGCAGCGGAAGGCACGGCCCCTCGTCCGCAGGGCCCGCGTCGGGTGCCGCCCACGCCCATGAAGCTCGACACGCTGCGCCGTGAAGCGGTGGCCAAGCTGATGGCCACACTGGTGGGCCGTGAAAACGAGCCGGCCGGCACCGTCTTCAAGAACGTCAAGCTCCACAAGGAGATGCCGGCGAAGGAGTTCGTCACCATGATGGACGAACAGTTCGGACGGGGGCTGAGCGTGAATTGCACCAGCTGCCACATGGACAACGGCGACTACGCCAGCGATGCCCGGAAGGACAAGATCATCGCGATGCAGATGGTAAAAATGCAACGGGACATCGACCGGAAGTACATCGCGAAAGTGAAGGAACTCGACGATCCGCGTCCGAAGACGACCTGCGTGATGTGTCATCGCGGCGCCACCCATCTGACGACCGAGATGGACGTGCCCACCGCACCCGTGCCGCTCCGCAAGCGTTAG
- a CDS encoding GNAT family N-acetyltransferase: MTNTTADDRPAGELTIRTATATDAEALSQFAARVFHDTFAPDNDPMDMHAYLSDAFTPEKQAAEIADATCVCLVADMAGVFAGYALLRLAAPDPIASRTNAGEQSVELQRFYVDHAWHGQGIAPRLMAACVDAARTAGGATMWLGVWERNARAIRFYTKQGFADIGTQEFRLGSDLQTDRVMSRPVELSL, encoded by the coding sequence ATGACGAACACAACCGCTGACGACCGCCCCGCGGGTGAGCTCACGATCCGAACAGCAACGGCGACCGACGCCGAAGCGTTGTCCCAATTTGCGGCGCGTGTCTTCCATGACACCTTTGCGCCCGACAATGACCCGATGGACATGCACGCGTATCTGAGCGATGCGTTTACGCCGGAGAAACAGGCGGCGGAGATTGCCGATGCCACGTGCGTCTGTCTGGTCGCTGATATGGCTGGCGTGTTCGCGGGCTACGCGCTGCTGCGCCTCGCTGCACCGGATCCGATCGCGTCCCGGACCAACGCCGGCGAGCAGTCCGTGGAGCTACAACGCTTTTACGTGGACCACGCATGGCACGGTCAGGGCATCGCGCCGCGATTGATGGCGGCGTGCGTTGACGCGGCGCGTACGGCCGGTGGCGCGACGATGTGGCTGGGCGTGTGGGAGCGGAATGCGCGGGCGATCCGCTTCTATACGAAGCAGGGATTCGCCGATATCGGCACGCAGGAATTCCGACTCGGCAGCGATCTGCAGACCGACCGCGTGATGTCGCGGCCGGTCGAGCTGTCGCTCTGA